Part of the Diabrotica virgifera virgifera chromosome 6, PGI_DIABVI_V3a genome, tagtaacaccacactgtgttttttttagcacctaccatgaaatcttaaagccaccctacaacaacaccaaggccagaccacacagagagaaacaatcaataggcgaccagcctggattatttccacattttctttttttgagtacctccagctgctttccaacagttttgagtaccttcagctgctttctaccagtcttcctctcctgtacctccagcaggacagctgctagcgagagttagcacccttgggtgctcattacatcaacttcaagattaggaaagagtggtttgtttgggaacatttactgtgctcttattaaagacagactggttttgtgatatttagtacatttttttttatagttcaattgcacacacatttttcctgctttatattttttataggtttttttttctttacaacataatatttaattgatagcgttccccaacactctgcaatctataaaggtataaatttctgagctcagatattttccctgataatagtagtcggtactcttatcttgattatttttaggctgtgttccacttttgtataattatttaaactcattccattattttagtatatgtttaattaaatttttaaaaattaacttcacatattagtcaaaattgtaattattaactttatttaacttgaacttattaactttacttaactttaacttattaactttatttaactttaaccttaatttattaaattcatatgaacttctggattctaatccctcagattagtttttggtttcacttgttattattactattataaaccacgagttaggaaaaggatctgtgtatccactcgtaggtttatttattcaataaggcttgtgcctgtcccactcacagtgaggtatttatatgttatatatagtatcaggtagtatttaattaaggtgtacgtattataaacgtacaattattatttggtgagggttctactaacctagttgtaagttgtacttcctgtattagaggtacccgtagtcagtttttctaaccttataaagagtattcttagatcatagttgtatgatgattttgtaattgactttcactagtatcactttttcctgtcatgttagagttacacactagttacttgtcctaactcagagattgttaaaaagatctagtagttacattcaataaatatacatttattgtgatttttttttcttattactcctttatttttagtagtatattttataatttaataatctttaataacttttcacatacttgtactacaaatttaacatactctatagcagcgtagaatacctggaagagcgttaacctagttatccttcttctggcgcccaaaaattcattctattttcagtatattattatatttactctatctattttctgaacattatcttcatatcttcttttcgagccatcattgtcacttcctttaatctattgtctggccaaaaatagccgtgcaaattggccgaatccttccttgagtgtcaagtggcccttctcatacatatttagctagccattcaagttatatctatctattaatgatttctcatctctagtcctgtatcaattcgatattctttgtcttggcatccttccatacaaatactactacaaagttgtattttagttactccagcttcttcaacggagaagccacacatttttgtcctttggctacattaagtagatcttcttctttttactacttctgttggagtttaccactcccttttcattcactccaacagaaaatcatcagcgagttgttacatcggctttccaacgtggtggctttatttttggtctgagacagtattcatttaggtcaattcttctcttttatctgaaatctctttgttatttccgtttggtatcctatacacatattgttacttatttattttatttttaatttctgatacatatcaggtattcttaaacgctgttttgatttttgtttatattttgggacctcattatagtatatgtttgtgcagcttacattctgggttagattttgaatttttattgggaacttatatttaatattgctattaataatataattcatataacaattttatttcttcagtcaatagtggtatagttggaggtacaactaagtgttgattattattattattattatagatatatattttttctagagtggtggtaagttacatataaataaaaaaaatttacttccagtatttaggtagtaggtttacttgagtatacaatatttattggattatttatccatttatttgatcttatatatttatttgatcttatttattagattatatactgcattatatatatatttttttttttgctggctattttgattttgttggtgtgttgctgatattttctcggtttatattatatatattttgcgtgcaaactttcatattttcatatttttcatatttctgttctttggactatttgtcaataactttgctctcatcatgtgtgcttttaaagctgaacatcttctggtggatgaattggagtatgaattaaagattcgggacataatgccagaggagtcgacaactgtcgataaaaaacgcaatcttttgagaggtgctttgaaacaagaagctggcaatagaagttttctccaaatttcagctgtatcccttccttttgaggaacaacaaaaaggaatcactgaaacattggacagcttgtctaaaaaaatcgaaaagtttaggggaactgtaaaggatacagagtatgcgcgattaacatctcgtctaggccatatttctgcccgtgtacacttgctacactgtccttctgaagaacaggaaccgttcaagaggtctgtttctcttaaaatattaacactagagggtgaacttgattctagagttaaccccattgctacctctactcctaatgcttcagtcaatgtacctagctttacgtactccaaacctgttcaagtacacaaatggggtatttcattttcaggtgaaaaacagcacactgatgtgatgtcatttttagaaagggttgaatgtcttcgaatatctagaggtgtttctgaagaggatttgtttgctgcttctgctgagttgttcaccgggaccgcttttacatggtttatgaataacaggggtaatttttcttgttggtctgatctgattaaaaagttgaagtcggattttcttccgtattcattccaggatgatttattagatcaaattaagaatcataagcagaaacctggggaatctgttactatgtttattaatactatattaggtatgtgtagtcgtttagacactcctttgtcagatttagctaaaattaaaatcatccttaaatgtctattgcccttttatcatcaacaattagctcttatggacattcagaacattgatgaccttactataaaatgcaaacgtttggaggaaacgttatcctggtcttctcaacctccatccacatctcgatcctcttctaactcttcttctcagccaacttcctttaggcaacgttcttggctaaataagggtcatgaacataatgtttcggttgttagttctcttgtctgctggaattgtgatcagcctggtcacccattttacaattgtgggattcctcaaaatcgtattttctgccatggttgtggccgagagaacacccttaaaagaaactgttctaagtgttcgggaaacgacacgtcggaggtccgtcccctgaacgtttctccgtccaacatccaatcagggaatcaaaccccatcgtcaaacgaaactgctggaccaagcacatccagcaacccaaacccatcttcacgaaaagggaaaggggtgtcgttcaagaaagcagcacacaccacaaaacaaaattaaaccagaaatttatttctatagataatacgttagattcgcttgattcaaatgatcacagatggtcatttacaaacgcttctttgattggtagtgttcaacgtaacaataataattgtgatagtaatgtggttccattatctatattagattctagttttgttaatgatgatgatacgtctgggttagttccatataacggttgtagacaaccaaatactttagatctagatattaattcgttattagttaggaaacaaaatgataataggccatatcttcctattcaaattttaggacaatcgtgtttagctttgttagatagtggctctaatatttcattgataggggcacattcgttaaatttattgaaaaattctagtattcccattatgcccatttcatctttgcaagtatctactgcagatggtacagttcagtccattacgggcaaactccaaattaaaatcacagtggcagatttatgtagggaaattacattttatgttattccttccgtgcagaattctataattttaggtatggactttttcaatgctttcaatagtaccttaagttgttctgatttttctttttccatatctgaatttaatttatctacccttagtgctattcacgattttgctagtttatcaagctctgaacaaaggcaattagagagtatgatctctaaatttactactctttcttcaaaagacaaactaggtcgtacgtcgttaatctctcacactatcgaagtgggaaatcccactcctttcagattatatcagtaccccatacctcaagcctggcaggcagatttagaaaaggaagtagattcgatgcttgctttaaatatcatagaaccttcaacatcgtcctactgttctccgctctggttaacgaagaagaaggatggatccttcaggatctgctttgacggtcgaaaactaaacagtatcacaactaacagggatgcttatcctatccccagaatagatgtgattttgagcaaacttcagaatgccaaatacatctcttctattgatttgtctaaggccttcctacagatcccactgagtgaagagagcaagaagtatactgcttttgctgtcagtggtaaaggattattccagtttgtcaccatgcctttcggtcttgtttctgctcctcagacaatgtgtcgtctgatggatttagtcattggtccaccgttagagccctatgttttctattatttagacgatattttggttgtcactcctgatttttcccttcatatggaaattttagataagttatttttacgtcttaaggaagctaatctaacggtcaatctggataaatgtcagttttgtcgccctagtcttaagttcttgggttatgttgtggataaccaggggctgaggactgatcctgagaaaatagttgctatcaaaaattttcctataccaaagaccaccacccaagtccgtaggatattgggaatgtgtggctattatcggcgatttgtaccgtcctactctactttgttgtcacctcttactgatcttttgaagaacaggaaaaagggacagaccattacttggactcctgaggctgacgaagcttttaggcgcgttaaagatgctttaacgagcgctccggttatgatgtcacctaattttgatgagcatttttatctaatgacagattgctctaatacagcttctggaggcgtattatttcagttgaaagatggctccgaacaccccatagcgtacactagtaagaagttgaacaaggcccagaaaaactattcaactacggagaaagaactc contains:
- the LOC126886636 gene encoding uncharacterized protein LOC126886636; this encodes MCAFKAEHLLVDELEYELKIRDIMPEESTTVDKKRNLLRGALKQEAGNRSFLQISAVSLPFEEQQKGITETLDSLSKKIEKFRGTVKDTEYARLTSRLGHISARVHLLHCPSEEQEPFKRSVSLKILTLEGELDSRVNPIATSTPNASVNVPSFTYSKPVQVHKWGISFSGEKQHTDVMSFLERVECLRISRGVSEEDLFAASAELFTGTAFTWFMNNRGNFSCWSDLIKKLKSDFLPYSFQDDLLDQIKNHKQKPGESVTMFINTILGMCSRLDTPLSDLAKIKIILKCLLPFYHQQLALMDIQNIDDLTIKCKRLEETLSWSSQPPSTSRSSSNSSSQPTSFRQRSWLNKGHEHNVSVVSSLVCWNCDQPGHPFYNCGIPQNRIFCHGCGRENTLKRNCSKCSGNDTSEVRPLNVSPSNIQSGNQTPSSNETAGPSTSSNPNPSSRKGKGVSFKKAAHTTKQN